Proteins from a single region of Methanocellales archaeon:
- a CDS encoding AbrB/MazE/SpoVT family DNA-binding domain-containing protein — protein MAEAVVDDKGRILIPAHLRKQCGIREGTVISFERKGGDLILKPSRKKRGNMRELKGINPKRTGEPRWATPEEIKGIWG, from the coding sequence ATGGCAGAAGCAGTTGTGGACGACAAGGGCAGGATACTGATCCCAGCGCATCTCAGGAAGCAGTGCGGCATCAGGGAAGGCACGGTGATATCCTTTGAAAGGAAGGGCGGGGATTTAATCCTTAAGCCCTCGCGGAAGAAAAGAGGCAATATGAGAGAGCTGAAGGGAATCAATCCGAAAAGGACCGGGGAGCCGAGATGGGCGACGCCAGAGGAGATAAAGGGCATCTGGGGATAG
- a CDS encoding type II toxin-antitoxin system VapC family toxin has translation MGDARGDKGHLGIDTNVLVSFLDAGHPDHKDAERLADANAATNPTLIHEAYHTLVYAQKWGRDQAMDVLTDYVDMDTTLFLNQTKGITRTGLSIGREYGLGGRDSLILASFLSNGIGKMVTFDKSLLALDKISMDGRVMHIVLPLDI, from the coding sequence ATGGGCGACGCCAGAGGAGATAAAGGGCATCTGGGGATAGACACAAACGTTTTGGTGTCTTTCTTGGATGCCGGGCATCCAGACCACAAGGATGCGGAGCGATTGGCTGACGCAAACGCTGCGACCAACCCGACCCTTATCCATGAAGCCTATCATACCCTTGTGTACGCACAAAAGTGGGGCAGAGACCAGGCAATGGATGTTTTGACCGATTACGTTGACATGGACACGACGCTGTTCTTGAATCAGACAAAAGGGATTACAAGGACAGGTCTTTCCATTGGCAGGGAATATGGCTTGGGTGGCAGGGACTCCCTGATACTGGCAAGCTTCCTATCAAACGGCATCGGAAAGATGGTGACGTTCGACAAATCGCTGTTAGCTCTGGATAAAATCTCAATGGATGGAAGAGTGATGCATATTGTGTTGCCCTTGGATATCTGA